The proteins below come from a single Crossiella sp. CA-258035 genomic window:
- a CDS encoding TIGR03086 family metal-binding protein has protein sequence MSAEYVALVEAPLVGVVRNLTAASLGAATPCAEFDVRRLLNHLLFWGPSLAGAGWKESVPPPGADEGAVDLVGEEWAGAVEGQVSRTVAAWGRDEAWVGMTWMGGENQLPAEVVGGMVVTELAVHAWDLARASGQDVELDAGLVEFVHGQVVVSAQQGRDMGVYGPEVAVPESASVWERVLGLTGRDPGWTAGS, from the coding sequence ATGTCTGCTGAGTACGTGGCGCTGGTTGAGGCGCCGTTGGTTGGGGTTGTGCGGAATCTGACCGCCGCGTCGCTGGGGGCGGCTACGCCTTGTGCGGAGTTCGATGTGCGGCGGTTGCTGAACCACCTGTTGTTCTGGGGGCCTTCGTTGGCGGGGGCCGGGTGGAAGGAGTCGGTGCCGCCGCCCGGGGCGGATGAGGGTGCGGTTGATCTGGTGGGGGAGGAATGGGCCGGCGCGGTGGAGGGGCAGGTTTCGCGGACTGTCGCGGCCTGGGGGCGGGATGAGGCTTGGGTGGGCATGACGTGGATGGGTGGGGAGAACCAGCTGCCCGCTGAGGTGGTCGGCGGGATGGTGGTGACCGAGCTCGCGGTGCACGCGTGGGACCTGGCGCGGGCCAGTGGGCAGGACGTGGAGCTCGACGCGGGGCTGGTCGAGTTCGTGCACGGGCAGGTGGTGGTCAGCGCGCAGCAGGGGCGGGACATGGGGGTTTACGGGCCGGAGGTGGCGGTGCCGGAGTCGGCTTCGGTGTGGGAGCGG
- a CDS encoding helix-turn-helix domain-containing protein gives MPRDPRELAGAWQQYQRHTYAAPSPDLAPYVERYWSAAWSYPTPYEQKIVPYPHVHLTFQAGAVTLNGIRTGYHLRRLAGTDEVFGVQFRPGCFRPFLNAPVSTITNKSLDATTLFGPPPPLTTEAVETYLRPHLPPPDPRTEEAAAVVHTIATTPTLTKVEDLAQHHRTTVRQLQRLFHDYVGATPKWVIRRYRLHEVTQRLANHDPINWSTLAADLGYADQPHLTRDFKSIFGETPTAYAARY, from the coding sequence GTGCCCCGGGACCCCCGCGAACTGGCAGGCGCCTGGCAGCAGTACCAGCGCCACACCTACGCCGCCCCGTCCCCCGACCTGGCGCCCTACGTCGAGCGCTACTGGTCAGCCGCCTGGTCCTACCCCACCCCGTACGAGCAGAAGATCGTCCCGTACCCCCACGTCCACCTGACCTTCCAGGCCGGCGCGGTCACCCTCAACGGCATCCGCACCGGCTACCACCTCAGACGCCTGGCAGGCACCGACGAGGTCTTCGGCGTCCAGTTCCGCCCCGGCTGCTTCCGCCCCTTCCTCAACGCCCCGGTCAGCACCATCACCAACAAATCCCTGGACGCCACAACCCTTTTCGGCCCACCCCCACCCCTGACCACCGAGGCGGTCGAAACCTACCTACGCCCCCACCTGCCACCCCCAGACCCTCGAACCGAGGAAGCCGCGGCCGTAGTCCACACCATCGCCACCACCCCCACCCTCACCAAGGTGGAAGACCTTGCCCAGCACCACAGAACCACGGTCCGCCAACTCCAGCGCCTGTTCCACGACTACGTCGGCGCCACCCCCAAGTGGGTGATCCGCCGCTACCGCCTGCACGAGGTAACCCAGCGCCTGGCCAACCACGACCCCATCAACTGGTCAACCCTGGCAGCCGACCTCGGCTACGCCGACCAACCCCACCTGACCCGAGACTTCAAGTCCATCTTCGGCGAAACCCCCACCGCCTACGCCGCCCGCTACTAG